A part of Vulcanisaeta moutnovskia 768-28 genomic DNA contains:
- a CDS encoding aminotransferase-like domain-containing protein, whose product MRLYWSPVELASRLARRGVRYNFASGAPDPGLLPINEIRRSFERIYEKYGAAVIAYPGAGGLRELRIELSRYINKALNIRVDWRNIIITAGAQHAIKILSQLLMRRRTIVYVENPTFVETIAPMKFQGARLIGIPMDDEGMNTHKLENLVRNYGPGIVYTVPNCHNPTGVSLSSDRKRHLLEIAEKHGLKIIEDDPYTSLYPNTGQTLKSMNNDVIYVGTLSKILGPGLRIGFVITSGKLRNDLEKIEQHDFAASTLTQYLVYDLLRRGVAYDVIQKAHELYPRKLRELIESLDEYLPSALMYRPSCGFYAFINTKANAWNLLRRGIKQGILFVPGNKFFINENRPNTARLSIGSIGINLIRDGIKVLSVIMNN is encoded by the coding sequence ATGAGATTATATTGGTCACCAGTTGAATTAGCCAGCAGGTTGGCTAGAAGAGGCGTTAGGTATAATTTCGCTAGTGGTGCACCAGATCCTGGTTTACTACCGATAAATGAGATAAGGAGATCCTTCGAAAGAATTTATGAGAAGTATGGAGCAGCAGTAATAGCTTATCCAGGTGCTGGTGGTTTGAGGGAACTAAGAATTGAATTATCCAGGTACATTAACAAAGCACTTAATATAAGGGTTGATTGGAGAAATATAATAATAACTGCAGGAGCTCAACATGCCATTAAAATACTATCACAATTATTAATGAGAAGGAGGACAATAGTGTATGTTGAAAATCCAACATTTGTTGAAACCATTGCACCAATGAAGTTTCAGGGAGCCCGATTAATAGGTATTCCAATGGATGATGAGGGCATGAATACGCATAAACTAGAGAACCTAGTTAGGAACTACGGACCTGGTATTGTCTATACAGTGCCTAATTGTCATAACCCAACTGGAGTTTCACTCAGTAGTGATAGAAAGAGGCACCTACTCGAGATTGCGGAGAAACATGGATTAAAGATTATTGAGGATGACCCCTATACATCACTATACCCCAATACTGGACAAACCCTTAAATCCATGAACAATGATGTCATTTATGTTGGAACTCTATCGAAGATTTTAGGCCCCGGTTTAAGGATTGGGTTTGTGATAACTAGCGGTAAATTGAGGAATGATCTAGAGAAGATTGAACAACATGACTTTGCCGCATCAACATTAACACAGTACTTAGTTTATGACTTGTTAAGAAGAGGTGTTGCCTATGATGTTATTCAGAAGGCTCATGAATTATATCCTAGAAAGCTTAGGGAACTTATTGAATCGTTGGATGAGTATTTACCGAGTGCGTTAATGTATAGACCATCCTGTGGGTTCTACGCCTTCATAAATACTAAGGCGAATGCTTGGAATCTCCTGAGAAGAGGTATTAAGCAAGGTATATTGTTTGTTCCAGGAAATAAATTCTTCATAAATGAGAATAGACCAAACACCGCTAGACTTAGTATTGGATCAATAGGTATTAACTTGATAAGGGATGGAATAAAGGTATTAAGCGTTATCATGAACAATTAA